The DNA region CGCGATGTGCAGCAGCTCCGCGACGGCGCGCGTGGTCTTCTTCGCGCGGTCCTCGAACGCGCCGGCACAGCCGACCCAGAAGAGGTACTCGGTGTCGCCGAGGTCGCCGTCGAACACCGGCACCTCGAAGTCCAGGTCCTCGGTCCAGGCGAGCCGGTCCTTGGCGTTCTGGCCCCACGGGTTGCCCTTGTTCTCCAGGTTCTTGAACATCCCGTTGAGCTCGCTGGGGAACGCGGATTCGATCATCACCTGGTAGCGGCGCATGTCGACGATGTGGTCGACGTGCTCGATGTCCACCGGGCACTGCTCGACGCACGCGCCGCAGGAGGTGCAGGACCACAGCACCTCGGGGTCGATGACGCCACCATCGTCACCGACGAGCGCCTTCTGCGACTCCGCGATCGCGAGGACGTCGATACCCGCGTACATGTTGTCGCCGGACAGACCGACCTCATCGCCGGCCATGTCACGCTTGCCGCCCGCGAGCAGGTACGGCGCCTTCGCGTAGGCGTGGTCGCGAAGCTGCGTGATGACGAGCTTCGGCGAAAGCGGCTTGCCGGTGTTCCACGCGGGGCACTGCGACTGGCAGCGGCCGCATTCGGTGCAGGTGGAGAAGTCCAGCCAGCCCTTCCAGCTGAAGTCCTCGATCTTGCCGACGCCGAAGGTGTCCTCGTCCGGGTCCGCCTCTTCGAGGTCGAGCACCTTGCCGTTGCTCATCATCGGCTTGAGCGCGCCCAGCGCGACGCCGCCGTCGGCCTCGCGCTTGAAGTAGATGTTGAAGAAGGCGCTGAAGCGGTGCCAGGCGATGCCCATGGTCATCGTGCGCGCGATGACGATCAGCCAGATCGTGGCGCTCATCAGCTTGACGAAGGCGAACACCGAGACCAGGTCCGGGCTGGCGGGCAGCAGCTCACCGATCGGATGCGAGACGAACGCGGCCCAGATCGGGGTTTCGTGCACGTTCAGCGCGGACTTCGCGGCGCGGACGCCGATGATGCCGATGCCCTCGATGAGCACGACGGCCTCGATGAAGTACGCCCACTTGAAGTTCGAGCCCTGGAACCGGGACTGCCGGTCGGCGCGGCGCGGGTGGTTCTTCTGCCGGACCCAGATCAGCACCAGGATGCCGACGATGGTGCCGACCCCGAGCAGCTCCATGAGCAGCTGGAACAGCGACCAGTCGTCGAGGATGGGCCAGCCCCAGGTCGGGACGAAGACCTCGCCGTACGCCTCGAACAGCGCGAGCGACCCGATCAGGAAGCCCCACATGACCAGCCAGTGCGCCGGGCCGACGCTTTTGACCTTGTTCATCCTGGTGTGCGCGGCGAATTCCTTGATCAGGGTCTTCATCCGCGGGATGAACGGGCCGTTGCGGGTCGAGTCCGGCTGACCGAGGCGGATCACCCGCACGAAGCGGGCGATGGTCGCGAAGAACATTCCCCAGGCGACGACGCCGAGCAGGACCGCGATCCCGCCGAGCGTCAGCTGTACAGCGCCCATCGTCGGGTGCCTTTCGTCCGAGTGAAGCGTGTGGTGGTGGGGGCAGAGTAATGCTTCTTACTGATGGGTAACCCACTGACCGCGCCCAAGTCCCACCGATGTGGTGTACGCCTCTCTTGGTTTTAAGACGATCGTCCAGGTAGTTTTTGTGACATGGGTGCGTACCTTCTCCTCGCTTTGGCCATCGCCGCAGAGGTATCCGCGACGGTGTCGTTGAAACTTTCCGAAGGTTTCAGCAAGGTGGGCCCGTCGATCGTCGTGGTCGCCGGGTA from Amycolatopsis sp. EV170708-02-1 includes:
- a CDS encoding (Fe-S)-binding protein, with protein sequence MGAVQLTLGGIAVLLGVVAWGMFFATIARFVRVIRLGQPDSTRNGPFIPRMKTLIKEFAAHTRMNKVKSVGPAHWLVMWGFLIGSLALFEAYGEVFVPTWGWPILDDWSLFQLLMELLGVGTIVGILVLIWVRQKNHPRRADRQSRFQGSNFKWAYFIEAVVLIEGIGIIGVRAAKSALNVHETPIWAAFVSHPIGELLPASPDLVSVFAFVKLMSATIWLIVIARTMTMGIAWHRFSAFFNIYFKREADGGVALGALKPMMSNGKVLDLEEADPDEDTFGVGKIEDFSWKGWLDFSTCTECGRCQSQCPAWNTGKPLSPKLVITQLRDHAYAKAPYLLAGGKRDMAGDEVGLSGDNMYAGIDVLAIAESQKALVGDDGGVIDPEVLWSCTSCGACVEQCPVDIEHVDHIVDMRRYQVMIESAFPSELNGMFKNLENKGNPWGQNAKDRLAWTEDLDFEVPVFDGDLGDTEYLFWVGCAGAFEDRAKKTTRAVAELLHIAGVKYTVLGSEESCTGDPARRAGNEFLFQMLAQQNVEILNSVFEGRERKARKVVVTCAHCFNTLANEYPELGGQFDVVHHTQLLNRLVREKHLTPVAPVAEDVTYHDPCYLGRHNKVYDAPRELVGATGATLREMPRHGDRSMCCGAGGARMWMEEKIGKRINVERVDEALGTAPSKIATGCPFCKVMLNDGLTARQSDGQASEKVEIVDVAQLLLTAVKRKPEPQLVPAGAPSLDAVSDAELDGKADVPTDETATGTPLPEEDK